One stretch of Francisella sp. LA112445 DNA includes these proteins:
- the lolA gene encoding outer membrane lipoprotein chaperone LolA translates to MKKLIVLLITIFISINICFADAAQDLVKKIKSINSMTANFNQRLINSQNDMNTQGKMSLKKPQFFRWVITSPNNQKIISNGKKLWIYDGDLEQLIIKKVSNNIAQYPYLILLSKNTENIDKLFTVKEKGGNNYILKPKNDEMINSIVIKFDSDNKLKSLEISTSLNQFTQIKFSDVKDNVSLDNSLFNFKAPKDTDVIDETKS, encoded by the coding sequence ATGAAAAAATTAATCGTACTACTAATAACAATTTTCATTAGTATAAATATCTGTTTTGCTGATGCTGCGCAAGATTTAGTAAAGAAAATTAAAAGCATCAATTCTATGACTGCTAACTTTAATCAAAGACTTATTAATAGTCAAAATGACATGAATACCCAAGGCAAGATGAGTCTTAAAAAGCCACAGTTTTTTAGATGGGTTATAACATCTCCAAATAATCAAAAAATCATCTCCAATGGTAAAAAACTATGGATCTATGATGGTGATCTTGAGCAACTTATAATAAAAAAAGTCTCAAACAATATTGCTCAATACCCTTACCTTATACTTTTATCAAAAAATACAGAAAACATTGATAAACTATTTACTGTAAAAGAAAAAGGTGGCAACAACTACATTCTTAAGCCTAAAAATGATGAAATGATAAATAGCATTGTAATTAAGTTTGATAGTGACAATAAACTGAAGTCTCTTGAAATTTCGACTTCACTAAATCAGTTTACACAGATTAAATTCTCTGATGTCAAAGATAACGTTTCTCTTGATAACTCTCTTTTTAACTTTAAAGCACCTAAAGATACTGATGTAATAGACGAAACAAAGTCTTAA
- a CDS encoding DNA translocase FtsK, protein MADNNTNNTNKTHAIGRLKITLVVILAAVVIYLFIALFSFNINDPGWSSISSETTIKNYAGPVGAYIASFILSIFGVIGFVLPFILIDFIRILLIRSKEQSLSYLMFTVKTIGIIFFILSCCGLAELYFGFANYWMPQRSGGIFGYETAKMFIKYFGSVGGSFALLVSLFIGLTLYSGTTWLHLIKKTFSVFGKSVSYVTKPKDNDKKDITSFNDFDDFNNKPNTSTLAQDKTSTSIPLKDDKKETPREDVFKEVLKDNKNNSELSFKDFNNKPSQDELSFADSEQKKNNAPIKTFEKTKPQPPKVSNLNKDCLPAIDLLIEPEAKKIAVSQEQLNETSSLLEQTLNDFNINAKVVAAYPGPVITRYEIDLARGTKVSKLTNIAQDLARALSTTAVRVVEVIPGKPYVGLELPNPTRQMVRIKEVLSAQEFLKSRAPTLMGIGVDISGKPAFAELAKMPHLLVAGTTGSGKSVGVNSMIISMLYKCTPDELKFIMIDPKMLELSIYDGIPHLLTPVVTDMTEAANSLRWCVKEMERRYALMSAAGVRNIALLNDKIEQAEKAGKPLKDTMFIKMNPERAHEAPTLTKMPYIVVVADEFADMIMVVGKKVEELIARLAQKARAAGIHIILATQRPSVDVVTGLIKANIPTRMSFQVSSRIDSRTILDQQGAEQLLGQGDMLYLKPGFGAPMRIHGAFVDDNEVHRVVESWKEYGQPEYVQDILESTEEAEGGSASGEGNSEDPLYNDAVEIVIKTQKASISAVQRKLKIGYNRSARLMEEMEENGIVSEMNQNGMRDVLVKRES, encoded by the coding sequence ATGGCAGATAATAACACGAATAATACAAACAAAACTCATGCTATTGGTAGATTGAAGATAACATTAGTTGTTATTCTAGCAGCAGTTGTAATATATCTCTTTATAGCACTATTTAGTTTTAATATAAATGATCCAGGTTGGAGTAGTATATCTTCAGAAACTACAATCAAAAATTATGCTGGTCCTGTAGGAGCATATATTGCAAGTTTTATACTCTCGATATTTGGAGTCATTGGCTTTGTACTTCCCTTTATTCTTATTGATTTTATTAGAATATTACTAATAAGAAGCAAAGAACAAAGTCTTAGTTACTTAATGTTTACAGTTAAAACAATAGGTATTATATTTTTTATACTATCCTGTTGTGGTCTAGCGGAGCTATATTTTGGTTTTGCTAATTACTGGATGCCTCAACGCTCTGGAGGAATCTTTGGCTATGAAACAGCAAAAATGTTTATCAAATACTTTGGCTCAGTTGGAGGATCATTCGCATTATTAGTATCACTATTTATCGGCTTAACGCTTTACTCGGGCACTACATGGCTACATTTGATAAAAAAAACCTTTTCAGTATTTGGCAAATCCGTTAGCTATGTAACAAAACCTAAAGATAATGATAAAAAAGATATTACAAGCTTTAATGATTTTGATGACTTTAACAACAAGCCTAATACATCTACATTAGCTCAAGACAAAACATCAACTTCAATACCTCTTAAGGATGACAAAAAAGAAACTCCTCGAGAAGATGTTTTCAAAGAAGTTCTAAAAGATAATAAAAACAATAGTGAACTATCTTTTAAAGACTTTAATAATAAACCTAGTCAAGATGAACTGTCATTTGCAGACTCTGAGCAAAAAAAAAATAATGCCCCAATAAAAACTTTTGAAAAGACAAAACCTCAGCCTCCTAAAGTAAGCAATTTAAATAAAGATTGTTTGCCAGCTATTGATCTTCTTATCGAACCTGAAGCAAAAAAAATCGCAGTTTCTCAAGAGCAGCTTAATGAAACATCATCACTACTTGAGCAGACTCTAAATGACTTTAACATAAATGCTAAAGTTGTCGCTGCATATCCAGGCCCAGTTATTACTAGATACGAAATAGATCTAGCTAGAGGTACAAAAGTTAGTAAACTTACAAATATAGCTCAAGATTTGGCTAGAGCCCTTTCAACAACAGCTGTTAGAGTCGTTGAAGTAATTCCTGGTAAACCTTATGTTGGACTAGAACTACCAAACCCAACTAGACAAATGGTACGTATAAAAGAAGTGCTATCTGCACAAGAGTTTTTAAAATCAAGAGCTCCAACTTTAATGGGAATAGGTGTTGATATTTCAGGGAAACCTGCATTTGCTGAATTGGCTAAAATGCCACACCTTTTAGTAGCTGGTACAACCGGATCAGGTAAATCTGTTGGTGTTAACTCTATGATTATTAGTATGCTTTATAAGTGTACGCCTGATGAGTTAAAATTTATCATGATTGATCCTAAGATGCTTGAATTATCTATCTATGATGGGATTCCTCACCTTTTAACTCCTGTTGTTACAGATATGACAGAAGCTGCTAACTCTTTACGTTGGTGCGTTAAAGAGATGGAAAGACGCTACGCTCTTATGTCAGCTGCTGGTGTTAGAAATATCGCATTGTTAAATGACAAAATTGAGCAAGCTGAAAAAGCTGGTAAGCCTCTAAAAGATACAATGTTTATTAAGATGAATCCAGAGCGTGCTCATGAAGCTCCAACTCTTACAAAAATGCCTTATATCGTTGTTGTCGCAGATGAGTTTGCTGATATGATTATGGTGGTAGGTAAAAAAGTTGAAGAGCTTATTGCAAGACTTGCTCAAAAAGCTCGTGCTGCTGGAATTCATATCATACTTGCAACACAAAGACCATCGGTTGATGTTGTAACTGGACTTATAAAAGCTAATATCCCAACTAGAATGTCTTTTCAGGTATCATCAAGAATAGACTCTAGAACAATACTTGACCAACAAGGTGCTGAGCAACTACTTGGTCAAGGTGATATGCTATATCTAAAACCTGGCTTTGGTGCTCCTATGCGTATTCATGGCGCTTTTGTTGATGATAATGAAGTACATAGAGTAGTTGAATCATGGAAGGAGTATGGCCAACCAGAATATGTCCAAGATATCCTTGAGTCTACTGAGGAAGCTGAAGGTGGCTCAGCTAGTGGAGAGGGTAATAGTGAGGATCCTTTATACAATGATGCAGTTGAAATAGTTATTAAAACACAAAAAGCATCAATATCAGCTGTACAACGTAAGTTAAAAATAGGCTACAACCGTTCTGCTAGATTAATGGAAGAAATGGAAGAAAATGGTATAGTCTCGGAAATGAACCAAAATGGCATGCGTGATGTGCTGGTTAAGAGAGAATCTTAA